A window of Microbacterium luteolum contains these coding sequences:
- a CDS encoding MFS transporter: protein MTVSRRDPLPRRFLRIAWSSVATQMAEQVALVAVPLAAVLSLGAGATETALLHVAQTLPFLVLALPFGLVIDRSSPQRVLIASEVLRAATLGAIVVLITLDSLSMGALLGLGCLGAIGTVGVSVSVPSAVPRLVTSDRLIDANRWLELGRSAAFICGPVIAGAIVSAAGAGTALVVATIACVAAAALLVRLDIPRSVPSAGGSAWRAAAHGVRYVLGHHLLRPMIVTSTIFNVGWFLIQSVFVVYAVDRLGMTATTVGIAMGAYGAGMVIGALLVPPLSRRFRLGAMTVLGPGGGFVAAVPMGITLWTPAPALAFASFFLFGFGPVIWTISTTSLRQAVTPAPMIGRVSSLVVVSTYGARPLGAGMGVAISAGFGMEWCIAVAVVVFAAQLVTVLSSALPAVRELPAAPTPASR, encoded by the coding sequence ATGACAGTGAGCCGCCGCGATCCCCTCCCCCGCCGATTCCTGCGCATCGCATGGTCGAGCGTGGCCACCCAGATGGCGGAACAGGTCGCGCTCGTGGCTGTGCCGCTCGCCGCCGTGCTGTCGCTCGGTGCCGGAGCGACCGAGACGGCGCTCCTGCATGTCGCCCAGACGTTGCCCTTCCTCGTGCTGGCTCTCCCCTTCGGCCTCGTCATCGATCGATCCTCCCCGCAGCGAGTGCTGATCGCGTCGGAGGTTCTGCGAGCCGCCACGCTGGGCGCCATCGTCGTTCTCATCACGCTCGACTCGCTGTCCATGGGCGCTCTTCTCGGGCTCGGCTGCCTCGGCGCGATCGGCACGGTGGGCGTGAGCGTCTCAGTCCCTTCAGCGGTGCCGCGCCTCGTGACATCCGATCGCCTGATCGACGCCAATCGATGGTTGGAGCTCGGAAGGAGTGCGGCCTTCATCTGCGGGCCTGTCATCGCTGGCGCCATCGTCTCCGCCGCCGGCGCGGGCACAGCCCTCGTGGTCGCCACGATCGCCTGCGTCGCCGCCGCGGCGCTATTGGTTCGACTGGACATCCCTCGAAGCGTGCCCTCGGCCGGTGGGTCAGCGTGGAGAGCGGCTGCCCACGGCGTGCGATATGTGCTGGGGCACCACCTCTTGCGGCCGATGATCGTCACCTCGACCATCTTCAATGTGGGCTGGTTCCTGATTCAGTCCGTGTTCGTCGTCTACGCCGTGGACCGGTTGGGGATGACAGCCACCACCGTGGGCATCGCGATGGGAGCGTACGGCGCAGGCATGGTGATCGGAGCGCTTCTGGTACCCCCGCTGTCCCGACGCTTCCGTCTCGGTGCGATGACGGTGCTCGGCCCGGGCGGCGGGTTCGTTGCGGCAGTTCCGATGGGCATCACACTGTGGACACCCGCACCCGCCCTCGCCTTCGCCTCATTCTTCCTCTTCGGCTTCGGCCCGGTGATCTGGACGATATCCACGACCTCGCTCCGCCAAGCCGTGACCCCGGCCCCGATGATCGGGCGAGTTTCATCGTTGGTGGTGGTCTCCACCTACGGCGCGCGGCCGCTCGGCGCGGGAATGGGAGTCGCGATCTCGGCAGGATTCGGGATGGAATGGTGCATCGCCGTCGCC
- a CDS encoding phosphotransferase family protein, with protein sequence MPSHTHDLRIADAVVRKRFLSWADGEADREWRCLQLVWEQAPGLAPRPLEQATEDGHPVVIMERVPGVPLGDKPLTAEQTASLGRVLRRLYNIPVEDIAAAGIAERRYGPSSLPQALSAWLSDTYDLSRCEDAARVADGVEAAREWLSRPDALPTPRLVGLGIADLNPANILWDGRTCRLVDFEDGGLTDPAYDLADHVEHLAGRLGKVFDPDALSVAVVLSADERERMLAYRPLWAAFWLAMLLPGNGGFLRNPSGTTEAQVGHFMSLIG encoded by the coding sequence ATGCCTTCCCACACTCACGATCTGCGGATCGCCGACGCGGTGGTTCGTAAAAGGTTTCTGAGCTGGGCAGACGGCGAAGCCGATCGTGAGTGGCGCTGCCTGCAGCTCGTCTGGGAACAGGCTCCGGGACTTGCTCCGCGACCACTCGAGCAGGCGACCGAAGACGGCCACCCCGTGGTGATCATGGAACGCGTGCCCGGCGTGCCGCTCGGCGACAAGCCGCTCACCGCTGAGCAGACCGCCTCCCTCGGGCGGGTGCTGCGGCGACTGTACAACATTCCCGTCGAGGACATCGCGGCCGCCGGGATCGCGGAGCGCCGTTACGGCCCTTCGAGTCTCCCCCAGGCGCTCAGCGCGTGGTTGAGCGACACGTACGACCTCTCCCGGTGCGAGGACGCCGCAAGGGTCGCCGACGGCGTCGAGGCTGCGCGCGAATGGCTGAGCCGTCCCGACGCGCTGCCGACCCCACGACTCGTCGGGCTCGGAATCGCGGACCTCAATCCCGCGAACATCCTCTGGGACGGCCGCACGTGCCGCCTCGTCGACTTCGAAGACGGCGGACTCACCGATCCGGCGTACGATCTGGCCGATCACGTCGAGCATCTCGCCGGGCGCCTGGGTAAAGTGTTCGATCCTGACGCGCTCTCCGTCGCCGTCGTGTTGTCGGCGGATGAGCGAGAGCGGATGCTCGCGTACCGGCCTCTCTGGGCGGCGTTCTGGCTGGCGATGCTCCTGCCCGGGAACGGTGGTTTCCTCCGTAACCCGTCCGGCACGACCGAGGCTCAGGTCGGCCACTTCATGAGCCTCATCGGGTGA